The Alnus glutinosa chromosome 3, dhAlnGlut1.1, whole genome shotgun sequence nucleotide sequence CCCATTTTCTTTCCATCAACATCGGTAGTGATGGATGTTTCCTGATGCCCTtctatttcatcatttttttgttttcctgacTAGTGGCAATGCAGAACATTTccttaattaaatagaaaaaaaaaaaaaaaaaaaaaaacaatagaagGAAGTTGAATCCATCTATTTAATGATGAAGTCATTCAACTTCTTTGTAAACTTGCTTTTGATTTTCATAATGTTGAAACTAATCAAAATTGATCTTTTGCTGTACACTGCTGATGCGGGGATAGGAGGATACTAATAAATAACATGTGTTACGCCTTATCAATTATATAATTTGGACTTGGAGTCCCtggcaaattttttttacaaaagcaAATCTAAAGATAGAGAGTTTGCCTAGTCTCCAATGCACTTGATGCCTTCCTtttgttaagaactcgattatCTATGTCGATCTCAAATGTTAAACTCTATCTATCTATATGAGCTCTTTGTGGCTGCTGATTGGTGGGCTGGGATTCATTATACATTTTGAGTTTATCGTATAGTATGTGGTTAATGATGATTTAACTACATTTAATTTGGAATGTTGTTATTCTGGTGTGCAACTCTATGTAATAACACCTTGAGAAAACGCTAAGTAATTGTCAAGACCTTCACTACTGTGGATATGAGCAGGTGGTATATTACTTACCAAAAAGACACAGCAGGTGGTAtatccttcatttttttttattgcagcTTTATCTGTAACTAAtaactataaaaataattttatcttttctcaCACTAGAATGCTGCATTTTACTATTGTAACTATAAGaataattttatcttttctttggaaaatggcTCATCAAATTCTCAGGTTCGGGAAAGCCTCTTCACATGATATGTGTATTAATGCTTTGAAGTTTCAACTGCTTTTTATGTTGGTGTGAAGCACCTTGCCAACATTATTTTGTCCTTTATTGTCAGGGGGGTGTTCAAAGAGTGCATTTGTTAGATGGCACTAAAGGTGGAGTTCTATTGttggaattgtttaaaagagaTGGGATGGGAACTATGGTAGCTAGGTATGACTATCATCTTGTGAAAAACTGATTTTTCAACTGTGACTTATGTCCTATGCTGATTAATTATGTGCTGATTAAGAGGTGTGTGCTTGTTATTGGTAGGCTTAATGGCtgtttgtatttatattatcattatataCTAATAGTAATGTCCCATGCCCTATGTCTCATGTCTAATCTTCATTTCTCAAGATTTTGTCCACCAGTTGGTTGGTTGGCTTCCTAGTGGACTTTTGACTAGCATTCTAACAAGTCACCATGtgacacatttttatttttataagtaaatggatttcattaaaaatcGACGAGCTCACCCAAGTAcatatgaagtatacaagagaaacacctaaacagaaaaagaagagagaaaaaaaaagtcatgaaAACTAGAAATGTGAAAACAATCAAAAGCAGCTATCCATTAAAACAGGGTATGAAAAAAATAAGGCCTTTAGCTCTGCCACCATCCTCTCACTGTCTTCAAAACTCTGGTCATttctctctccaaatgcaccacatcaaacaaaGCGGGTTCATCTTCCCCAAAGCTTCACTTTGAGAATTACCGATCTTTCTTCTCCAACAAGTGAGTAGATCTCTCATCTGATGAGGCAATTTAGGGGTGCAAATGTAaatgcagatgcggttattaGTAATATCTGCACCCGCATCATGTGATTACTATACACATCTGCTcggttattgcggttattatctgCTATTCGCATATGAGGGAATTAGCGTTTTGAATTACTatttaaatctatatgcaagattaaataatgcggttataaatatattatatgcaagcttaaataaattaagatttcacttgttataCAATTTACGATTATCAACCATAGAGGGGCATTGCCTCATATAGTAATCGAGATTTGGAttacccaaagaaaataaaaaagtaaatgtagTGATGTATGGCTTTGAGATAATAGTGAAAAAAAtctaacataacctaaaggtcttaaacttaccaaattcaaacgACCTCGTTTTAGAGAAtttgattaaatatatatgatatataaccGTATCCGTATACCCTAAAACCGTTATCCGCATAAGCGGATAATTGGTTTTTATAACCGCGTCTGCATTCACATATGCAGATAGCGATTAGGTGCAGATAATGGATGCAGACAGTTATTATCTGCCTACATTTTCACCTCTACGAGGCATGACCCACACTAAGCCGTATAAACCAAAAGAGTTCCTTAAGGCACTAGCTATCTCTCAATGGAGTAAAAATGTGGTCAATAGTTTCCCACACTTCTTACCCATGCAGCTGTCTTAAGTTGTTTACTGTAGAAATCTTAAAGAAAGTGGTAGACGAAGCGAAgcgaagaaagccactctcaaaGGGGCCCTACTTTGCCAAATACACCTCCAAGGGAAGGGGGGGAATTACTGTCATGGGGGATTAAGACATTATTATAGAACTATTTTACATCAGACAACCCCTTCTTGGAGGGGATCCAATAAAGCTTGTCAAGACCATCCTGTTCTAGCTTAATAGAATACAACTAATTGAAAAACGAGGAAAAGAATTTCAACTCCCAATCATGTGCCGCACTAACAAAATTAACTTTCAACTGAAGGGAGTCATTAGAAAACTGAAGATGATCAGCCACAAAAGCATCTCTTAGGCAAGCAATGATATACAACTCTGGAAACGCTGCTTTAAGGGGTTGATCCCCACACCATACGTCGTGTCAAAATTTAATCTTGTAGCCATCACTCACCTTGAATCTAGAAAATCTAGAGACCTCCTCCCTTTCCCTCCTAATGAACTTCTTGAGATCCACCCTAATTTATAAGACCCCCCAGAGACTTCattagagcaccacccaccccattAATTGCCATATTTAAGGCCACTACCCTTCTCCAGAGAGCCTCTCATAGGCTTAACGCCATAACCACTTCCCTAGAAGGGCTCGGCTGAacatgtgcaaattttaaatcCCCTTCAGTGATCGGAGAACATACCTTGGGCCATACCTTCCCCAAGAAATCCAGCTGCAACTTCTCAATTCGATTGGTAATAGTAGCTGGGAGGGGAAACAATGACATGAAGTATGTAAGCAAATTAGATAAAGTATTCTTGATTAAGGTAATCCTACCTGCTTTAGACGAGCAACCACTTCCAGCCATTCAAACAATgctccaccttctcaataatgctattacaaatatttttggCTTTAAAAGAAGCACCGAAATGATGTAGCACTGGTTGGCTAGCTGGAAAAGGATGAATTTGTCAAAAGGCGGCAGAGTCACCCTTATTAAAAGCACTCTTTCCAATTTGCCTACGTACTTCTTGTCTCCCTTCCCCATTCTTGCTTGTGTGGCCaatcgtattgagaagcttcaacgAGACTTTTTATTGGAAGGAATAGGtaaagaattcaaatatcatctaGTTAATTGGGCCAAGGTTTGTTCTTTGATCTCTGAGGGTGGGTTGGGGATAAGAAATTTGCGAATGTTTAACTGCGCTCtcctaggtaaatggttgtggcgatTGGGGACTGAAAGAGATGCGTAGTGGAGAATTGTGGTGGATTCCAAATATGGCAGTTCttagggtgggtggtgttctttTGAGCCGGTAGGAGCTTTGGGGTGGGGGTGTGGAAGTTCATCAGAAAAGGTTGGGATTCATTCTCTACCTTTACTAGATTTGTTGTGGGGGATGGCTCCAAGATCAGCTTCTAGCATGATTTGCGGTGTGGAGACACGACCCTTAAGGTGGCTTTTCCAACCCTTTTTGGTATTGCTCAAGCGCAGGATGCCTTTGTTACGAACAACTTAGATTTTTTGGGTGGTGCCAACCAATGGATTGTGAGCTTTTCTAGAGAGACACATGATGATTGGGAGGTGGTTTGGATCTTCCCCATAGAAAATTAAATTGTCATTCGCAAATAGGAGATGATAGATATCAAATCCACCAACATTCCCATCCCCCTTTGAGAAGCTAGACAACAACCCCCACTCATTGCGGCAGAAATTATCCTACCCATTGCCttcatcacaatgacaaacaacaGTAGAAACATAGGATCCCCTTGTATCAAGTTACGGGAACTACTAAACAAACTAGTGGGGATGTCGTTCACCAATAAAGAAAGACGCACCAAAGTGATATAATTGGCTATCTACACCATTTCCCCACAAAACTACTCCTTGgcatatacaacagaaaatcccaattaacatgattaTAATCTTTTTATAAGTCCaatttgcaaagcacacctGACTCCCCGGATTTTAttctactatcaaggcattcattagcaatgagAACATGGTCTAGGATCTGCCTTCTCCAAAACCATCTTTAGACTGTTAGCTAGAACCTTGGCATTAATTTTGTAAATGCCACTCACTAGACTAATCGGGCGAAAACCCTTAAGATCAATAGCCCCAGAAAATTGTTGGAATGAGAGCGATGAATGTAACATTTAGGTTTCTTTCAAACTTACCTCTAGCATGGATGTCACAAAAGACTTTCATAACATCttcttttaaaacatattagcaAGCTTGAAAGAACGCCGTAGAGTAACTGTCGGGGTCCAGCGCCTTGTCACCATTCATAGCTTTTACTACCTCcaaaatttctcatttctcaAAATCTCTCTCCAACCAATACGCCTCAACCTCACCAACAGAATCAAAAGAAAGGTCGTCCAGCATAGGTCGCCAATTGAACTGCTCTGTATAGAGATTTCTATAAAACTAGACAATATGCTCATTAATCTCCAACCGATCAGTAGAAATTTAACCATAAACTAACAAAGAATCAATAGAGTTCTTTCTTCTATTGGAGTTGGCTATTCTATGAAAAAACTTCATGTACTTATCACCCTTTCTTAACCACAAGGCTCTAGATTTCTGCCTCTAACTCACTTCATGAGAATGGAGCTCTCTATCTCACTTAACACCTTTGCCTTCTTTCAATCTCTCGTAACCTAAAGCCCTCTCTTCTTCAATGATTTCAAGAACTCGTAACTCTTCcaaaattatctttttcttccttcctaCATAGCCAAACACCTCTCCATTCCATCTTCTTAAGTCATCTTTCAAAGCCTTTAGCTTGCGAGTCAAAATAAAGCTCGGCGAGGATTAGAGTCCCACCAGTCTCTCATCCTATTCACAAAACCCTCAGActtcagccacatgttttcaaatttgaagtacCTACTACCCCTTTAAGGTAACCGCATTCAAGAAGGATTGGAAAGTGGCATGAGCACAGTCTAGGAAGCCTCTTCTGGGACACACCAGGAAACTGGGCTTCCCAAACTAGAGTGATTTGTAGGTTGAGTAATGCTTAGGTTTATAACCTTCATTGGCCTGGAGCCTTTGTGGGTTTCATTCCTTGCAGACCTGCTGCAtctattcttttccttttccctttgtGCCAAGATGGCATTGAAAGGCAGGTCATTTAGTTTTGTCAATCAGGGAACCTGGCTAACCTATTTTGCTATTTTGGTCCttttctcctctttcttttAGCCACCTGGTCCTGTTTTCTTCAATATAAGACATCATATTGGTGATTATCCCATAATAAGTTCTGATTGCAACTGAAAGTCCCTTAAAAGTAGAGATTTGCCAAAAATTATTCTAAGTGATAGGTTGGCAGTGAGAGTGTGAGACATTTCCTTATGATCAGCACTTATCCAGTTGATTTTCCTTTATGGTCTGAGCTTACCTTACATCCTGTTTCAGTAAATTGTTTTGGGGACAtccttttataaatataattccTTACGTTTGTCATGTTTTGATAACTTATCCCTCATATGATTTGATAAGCGTGTGAAGCTTTATAATGGTGTTACTGTTTCAGTCCCAAGTGCAGCTTTCTTGAAGCATCAAAGCATGAAGCAGTTTTAGGCTCATCTCCCTGAGTGCTATTTATAGATGCCAAtgagtaaaaaaattaagaaataagaagatTATGGTCTATATGCAACACATATGACTAATTAGTATAGTTCTGGGAGATTTGTTGTTTTCGAAACTATATTTACGTGGAAATGATCTACTACAGATGGCATGAATCTGCTCCTAAATTATGAAGCTGACATTTGATAGTTAGAATGATGCAGTCATGATGCTGGTTTATACTTTGATTAAGCTGTTCTTGATCCCATTCACTAACTTGTGCTTTTAATTCTATTAGTGACCTTTATGAAGGAACTCGGACGGCTAGGGTCCCAGATTTCTCTGGGATAAGACAAATATTACTTCCTTTGGAAGAATCTGGCGCATTGGTTCGTCGGACTGATCAAGAGGTTTGCACTCCTCCCTTTTCATACTTCTAATCAACAGGTCTGAATAGTTTTTTGCTGATGTGCTTATTGATGTTAAGACCAAAGACTGGCCCATTGTTTGTTATAAGTTTTCTTGAACTGGAACTGCTATTTATGTGTTTCATGCTTTTTGTGTTAATAGCTTCTTGACACACTTGATTCATTTGCCATCGTGGAAAGAGAAGGTCAGATCATTGCTTGTGctgctctttttcctttcttcgaGGAGAAGTGTGGAGAGGTTGCTGCTCTTGCAGTTTCTCCTGATTGCCGTGGGCAAGGACAAGGAGACAAACTACTTGGTATGATTTTAAATTTCCCTGTTTCACAGTGCTTCTACAACTCTGAGATTTGCATACACAGAGTTGGACATATTAGTGGTCTTGTTCATTATATTCGGTGGTCCTTAGTTTATTTTGATAGAAATTGAAGGAGTAATAGTACAAATTGGAGgaggaataataataaaaatagcaGAATCACTCTCTTTAAAAAATCTTTAGAAGCTtcgttattttttaaagatgtgGTTTTGAGCAGttattgtatttcttttctataaaaGTTACCAGATTTATTGTAGCTTTGTCCGCCAAGTTATAACTGAAGAGTAAAAATCTGCAGATTACATTGAGAAGAAGGCTTCCTCGCTTGGATTGGATAGGCTTTTCCTACTTACCACCCGAACTGCAGATTGGTATATGCAACTTCCTACTGCTTGAAATAAATTCGATTGATGTATACTAATTGCAAGGGAAAAGAGAATTGGAAGATGTCATGTTATGGGTGGCCCAGCCTTCCATGCAGATATTAATTTGTTTAGTACTCAGTTTATTGTCATTACTTATATGGCATACTGAAATAGGGTAAAATGCTCACTTCTGACAAATAAATATCAACTTTTTGTTTTACAGGTTTGTGAGGCGTGGTTTCTCTGAATGTTCAATTGAATCAATACCAgagaagaaaaggagaaagatcAATCTATCCCGTAAATCTAAGTATTATATGAAGAAGCTGCTACCTGATAGAAGTGGAATTACTGTTGATAGGGCAATCATTTGAGTTGCAATACTATAACTTGGAAAATCACAAATAGTATATCAGAAAGAGAAAGTATACTGTAGATATCACATGTTGTATCAGAATTTTGGAGTTTTCCTCTTTATTAAACTAGTCTACCATCCTGTTGAAGCTTACTTGGCTAGTTTTCAGATTGTATTGGGATATCTACCATTTCTTGATGCCTGGAAGTTGGCCAATTTCAGATAATGTTAAGAGGATGGTTGTAAATGTCTCAATCCACCATCATGATGAAGGATTGCTTACAAGTTGGCTTACCTTTCAATACATATATGAGGAAATGTAATTGGTAAGATGCTTTGTTGAGACAAGAATAATGAAGGACATAGTGATTCTTTCTACCGTGTTTGTTTTACTGTTAATTTCGGAGATGGGGTGGTTTTACTCCTTGTTGAAGATCGCTGTGTTATTTTTCAAGGCTTGTAAATTTTGAATACATTATACattgatgagaaaaaaaaaaggcgtttGACTTGTACTGGAGAAAAATGTTCATATCCCAATTTTGTTCATCAAAACATTTAATAAGACTGCATTCAGTCCTGCGATTTTGCAAGTCAAATGCGtgttttaaaagttaaaacaaagTTGCGGAAAGTGTTgatttaagagttttttttttcaaaaatatagtggtttgaaatgtaaaaaattaaataataaataaataaataaaaattacgttttcaaTTCGTAAGcaataaaatgtattttttaaaatgatcaacctacaattttaaatgttagCTACTCCCATTTCAATCGTCACTATTCCAGGTAACAAAAAAGGATATTGACTAATTCAGCTTATAATACTATGGAACAATTaggaatttgcaaaaatgaaCAACAAAGAGCGATTAATCAAATCCAACAGCAGGTCGTTCCACAAGTCTTATAAGGAGCAATAGGAACTTTCAATAGTTCAAAATTGACTCCGGAAAAAGGGTGGAAGAATGAGACGTATTATGGGATATACAATGCTTTACATACAATCGGATTATTCTATTCCACCTCTTAAGAagtaaaataactgaaaatcaAAATACTTAATAGCACGTAGATACATTTATACAAAACTTCTACCCGGAAATGAAGGTACCGCAATTTTACAAActacatttataaaaatcacgATTTTATTGACTGAGTTTTAAAGttgctattttttaaattgcaaattttaaacCCGCTAAATAAAAGGACACAAAGTCCGATACGAATCGTGCTTTAACCGGATATGAACACTATTTAATACGGAGAAGAATGCaaattgcaatatttttttttttggaagtcgAACTCAGCCACTGGTTTCATACCACGTGGATGCATGTGAAGCTTGGATATTGGGCTCGAGTGGCATTCGGTCTTAATTTCCAATCATCTTCACAATCAATTTTGCATTTTCAGCCCCTGGTGTGGTAGGACAAATGACTTCTCAAGGAGGTAGCTGATGCCAACACGTGAAAATGAAATATACAAAAGTCACAAAGCAGAGAACGAGCAACTTACCCCAATGAGTGGCTGCGAACCACTTGGTAAAGATGATCAAACAGAGGAATAGGCAATGAAGCTGGTGCAGTACACCCCTTTGAATGTATAAAATGGAGGCACAATCAATCAATTCACCAGGGAGTGCAACGTAAATGTGCTATAGTTATGCAAAAGAGTACATATCATAACTCCCATTTATTAACATCAAGGAACTCATTTAGGACAAATGACTTTTCAAGGTAAAATGTGCTACAAAGAAAACTGCAAGGCTCATTGCCTTTATGATAGAACCAAGAGAAAAGATGGTGGGACATATATCAATCTTCAGCTTTTGGAGGGCCCTTCCACCTGAAGTTGTCAGCATATGCCCTCACCTGCAACCAGAACATAAAAGGCTCTGCATAGTTAGAGCTGATATGGATATTTTGAACAAGCAGATGAAAAAGTAAACTAGGGCCAGCCGTTATCATGTTACTTCTTTAGACGTGTTGACGCAACAATGCAAGGCTGGCCACACACTGACTCATAACCATCTAAATCCATTAACTTTATTTGGCTACATTTAATCAACATTCTAGACATATTTACCCCTGGAAGTAGAGCCTGGCTGGAGGATAAACTTGAGTTTGAAACCATTATCTCCGAtgcccatttttctttttcttctttttaatttttttgcacATTCACAGGATCTAAAATCATTGTTCTGCATGACTAGCTCCATCTATCTCAAGGTTGCTACACATTTTTCTTCCACCCTCCATATTTACAGTTGAATCTACCACAAATATGTCACCTTAACAATTTCTGagaatttttttaggaaattagTTATAGCATCAAATGTTCAAATCACATTTTGGCTGATGAGTAAAGATACAGggacccaaaaaaatcaaaaagcataaaaaaaataatcactcACTAGAACACAAAAGGAAGAGGACAAATTAAAAGTCCTAATCTGctttaagagaataatttttCAAGTAGAATTACATAAACTGAAAAACCAATTAAGCATTGCTTTCCTTTTAAAAAGAGATGTTCTACTGtgttttctttctcctttttcaaATTAAGCATCATTTTCTAAgtggaaaaagagaaagaaacaagCTAGATGCAAGGAAAGGTCATATAGTGATGTTGAGATAAATTTTGATGAGATCTTGAGTAGAGGCCAGGAGGCCAGGACCTTAACTTCTTACAGTTAAGCAGTTGTAAAGATTTCGTTCTGAAAGGCATACCAAAAACAAGATCTTATGACAGTACAATACGAACTCCCAAAAGAGTAAGGCATTCAATGGAATCCAGTGTGCTCATAAATTGCATCAACTGATGAACATATATTCACTTTCAATGTGTCATGTATCCGTGCATCACAACAAAACCATAATGGCAAAGTAGGACATATCAGGAACTATAATATCTTCTACTTCCCAACATGGATTAAAGGATGAGTACAACATTAGAAGGActactgaaaaagaaaaaataaataaaggtagAGAGGGGGAGTCAATGCCTAGAACACTGACAGTATACATAGGCCAGTTGATGCTCAATACAACAGAACACCCAAAGAACTGCTAAGGAAAAGGAGACAAGAAGAGCTCCGAAGGAAAAGCAACcaaataaggaaaatgattgAGCTTAAAGACAGGCATACCTCTTAGTTCACCTAAACATCAAGTCCACTATGCTACTGATAATACCTTCAAAGCCATCACAAAACCATCTCTACGGTTCAACATACTAGGAAAACAAAAGGTACCAAAACCATGAACTGAGAGAAAGAATTGTAATGAGAATTCAAATCTTTAAGGAAAGTCTTAGTCAAGAATAAATGACTGCAAGGGGGGCTAAATTTCAAAGAACCATGCCATTAACTGTTCCGTAGTGACTGTGTGCAGCGAGTCTGAGCTTTATAACCAGTGAGAAGCTAGAACCTAGTAATTGGAATTTCACAAAACTTCGGGACCGTTCTCTATTCTTATGGCCATCCAAAAGCATTATCtcaatatcaaatcaaacaacagCTATTGTGAGTCTGCCGGTATAATTCTAAAGATACAAATTATGCTATTTGTAGGATCATGGAAATATAAAAGAATCTCATAAGAAAAGGTGAAAGAATCTCAAACCTTCAATAATGGTGTTTGGTGTCTCTTAACCTGCAGATGAGTTCAAGAACTTTTGTCAATAGGTTTAATAGGAACTAGAAGTTGAAGTTGAAGAAAAAATGTGCAATCATCAAAGAATAATCAATGGGGTTTTCACTCAATAACTTAAACAATTTGAAAGAGAAGTAATAATAGTAATACTACAAGCCCATTACAACATAAAGACTTTTAAactgaaataagaaaaaaaaaaagaaaaaaaaaagaacatacacacaagagttacaaaaatttcaactttcaaaaatagaaaaggTAATGGAACATAATGCCCTCAATATATGCATAGCAGGAAGATACAAATAAAGATAAGATACATATATTATGAAAGACATGCAGATGCATATCTATCAACAGCTGAATATTTCAACAAGGAACAACAAAAGGCAGAATTGCAACTCGTATTTCATGTCCAACTACCACCATATACTTATCAGAATTCTCACAAACTCAGAGATGTGAACTTGTGTGTGCTCAAACACACATCTAAAAAAGACCAGATAAGCATGTGATGGCAACAAAAGTATGAGAATGAAcattgaaataattaaatttgaaaggATCTTGGAGTCAAAGACCAGAAAAGAAATCCCTTACAGTAGCAAATTTTCAGAAAGTTAAACAACACATACCACATATTCCCAACCATGCCTTTCTGCAAACGACTTTGCAGCTTCTTCACTGTCAAAACCAAGTCCAGCATCACCAACATTAGCATATGGATCTCCAGTGGATGTCCAGCCCATCAATGGATTTTCCCACCTACAAATGTATTAGTTGGTGGGGAGAAATCATTAATTATGTAATCAAGGTTATAAAACTATGGTTCAattgaaaactaaaaaattcATATCAAGGACTCGACTGCATGCTACGGGAACTTATAACGTGTGCTGCCCATTAAGCTGGCATGACCTTCAGTTGCCCAAGCAGGCAAACCATGTGCATCCTCTTTGGCCcgaattcaagaaagaaattgTAGAGTAAAAGTTAATAATTTTAGTGTACAGGGCTATTCTAAAATTACTTCGTAATCCATGAAatcacaaataatttaagaatttacaAAGTAAAGAATAACCACTGACAATAAATCACTGAAATATAATAACTCGTAAATGTCAAATATTTTGGTATGATTTAGAAAATTTCAGGAAAAACTCAATCTTGTCATTATGCATGGATTGAACAACATATTGTTAGCATATGTAAGTATCATTTCTAAGAGAATATTCAGGCTGCTTAGCAGAAAGCCTAGGGAACAGGTTTGCATTCGACGAACATTATTTACCTACCTAGCCATGATGAATCACATTAGATAATATTCCCACCAAAGAAAATTGTTGAAGCAAAAGAGAATAGATTTCATGATTGAAGTGATAACCCATAAAGGCTTCTCCACCAAGAGGAATTATACAGATAAAAGAACCTACTTCTGTGTTGACATAAAATTGATCTTCCACTTTCCAACTTTTCCAGATCCTTGTTGAGTCGCAGTTCTAGCCGGCGAGTAAATGACAACCTACAATGCATGTAAAGATTGAAGTGAAGAAGTTGACAGAAAATCTTAAACACAATGAGATTATCAAATGAAGCAAAAAAGCGTCATAACACAAGCAACTATGCAAATCCACTGATAACAGCTTCCTGTGATAAAAAGCACCAGGTCACCCTCAAGTTATGCCCTGAGTTCTCTTGGACCAAGGACTTGTCACATGTCCTCAATAAAGTGAAAGGCTGGCTCCAGAGATCTACTGACATAAAAGTAACAATGACAACATAGAAATTGCCTCAACTTCATACTTCCAAAGACATCGGT carries:
- the LOC133864913 gene encoding NADH dehydrogenase [ubiquinone] iron-sulfur protein 4, mitochondrial; translation: MANSVQRISSQARSLRATLAPWSRSFSGDALAELHPGEIGIVSGIPDEHLRRRVVIYSPARTATQQGSGKVGKWKINFMSTQKWENPLMGWTSTGDPYANVGDAGLGFDSEEAAKSFAERHGWEYVVKRHQTPLLKVRAYADNFRWKGPPKAED